Part of the Xiphophorus maculatus strain JP 163 A chromosome 3, X_maculatus-5.0-male, whole genome shotgun sequence genome, TCTGAGAGGAAATTTGATGAGAATTATATTTCATgacagtttatgttttatttttcgcTAAGTGTTGCTCTTATCCACTCCATGTATTCACACACATCCACGATTGAAGCTGCGCTCTCACATGCATAGCGTGGTACACCTGGAGAAATCACACCATACATCTTGCCGTTGAACACCGCTGCTGAACCAGCGTCACCCTGTAGAAAAATcatttatgttgtaaaacagaaaagcagtcAAATCACTAGAGagatacagtgaaccctcgctatatgGCGGTTCACCTTTCGCGGTCccgctgcttcacggatttgcattgtgcattgtgttctgcattctgattggctaaacagtctctccgcttcttctctgtGTGTCAATAACGTTGcagtttaatatgtacacgtacgtaaaacagcttgccaaattaTGTTTGCAAATTCTCTTGCAATTTCAAGAATCTTtctgcccagaagaaaaaagagtgaCAAcagctaccgataactatgttcttctctcgaaaaaacacacctgcgccgcaggctttagaagaaaaacctgctacagagcggagtcaggatgcagcggctcagtcagaagagcagtgaaatacacacgagtcactatttgtcctactgtactttgtattttttttcataatcatttttcattttctcttattCTAGTCCAATGACTCAGGTTgcggtggggcggcgctgatctcctCAATTTGAAGTCTTCagttcgtattgatgattaaaattattttacagtacagtagttatttaaaaaaaaacaaaaacaacaacaaaaaaacaaaacaaacgtttatacagtacttttatttgttaaacaaatgcttgggcctgtaaaaaggttctgttttttggtttcaatgtattaagGATTATTTCATTGAAtgataattgtaaaaaaaataaaggttactacttcacggatttcgcccATCAGGTTCATTTTGGAAAGTAACTCcagcgaaaaacgagggttcactgtactgaAGAAAGAAACTTACAAAACACACATCCTTGTTCTGTGCTTTAGCAGAGAATACATGTCCATATGTTGGCAGGAAATGGGTAGCCTCAACAACTTGCATATCGACACACTGAAGTTGTGTTGCAGCAACAGCATTGGATACTGTAGAGAATCATAAACATGTTGTTCACTCAAACGTCTCTgtagagacagaaacaaagattttattctcataacttCAAACTTTCTCTCACATTGCTCATTATTGGGGCCGGTTGTCATTGCTCCCTCTCCTGCCAGCTGAACAATATCGTCCCTAAAATACAagtataaaatttaaaaatacaagataacaatgtagaaaattaattgttACAAAGAACaattaaagaacagaaaataaatccatgaaGGACTTCATCCACTGACACAGGAGTTTCCACCTCCAGTCCCCAGTGACGTTGTACTGCGTCCTTTAAATGTGTCTCTGAGCTAAACTGGTGGCCTGATTACctgactcaggtgtgctgaagcagaggcagcaggactggagacagaaaatctgaagTCATGTTGTTGATCAGAGAAAGACTTACTTTTTAGGGCGATTACTGCAGTCTGGTAGCGGAGCAAATTGGACATTTGTTACTGGTATTTGAATCTTCAGCAACGTGATGTCATGACGCCAGCCTTCGGGATGATAAAGCCCAATGTCGCCTTGGATTCTGGGAAACTTCACTCTGGCATTCCGTGGATGAACTTTTAACATTGCATCGTTAGTCCTGCAGGAAAGGTTAGATTATAAtgaacacacagaaaacctgatcatctgcagataaaactgtGTTAATGCCTCTTTCTTACCACCCTCTCTCCGTCTTCCAGCAGGTATCTGCAGTCAGGATCCACTTTCGGCCGATCAGAGATCCTCCACACAGGTTCGTATGAGTACCATTGGAGCCCTCCAGCCGAACATGATATTGACGCTCCGTGTCAGCACAGTTATGACCTCCAATGATTctcttctgcagagaaacagctgagttcactgaaacacctgaagaagaaaaaggacgACTTTACTCAGAAACCAGGTGCAAACATGGCTGCTGGAACAGAAAAAGGATAAACAGTTACAGATTAAAAACCATCACAGTTCATATGCAAAGAAGTTTCAGTCTGACACAGAATCAGAGGGAAGTTTGAGagtcacagagagcagcagcctccCTGAAACCAGTGGAAGTGTGTCCAGTGTGTCCAGTTTCCCCAGTGTTTCTGACTCACccagccccagcagcagcagcagaaccttcagcagagccattgctggtccagcttcctgtgaatgtctgcagtaatgcagcagcttttaaactcTGTTCACAACTTCCTGCTGGAAATTAAGCCACCAATCACAGGACAGACACTGATCTATCCAATCACAGGACagacactgatctgtccaataACAGGACAGATACTCAAGAAACCTGAAAATAGTTCTTCTTGctccattgacagattatttcactaatatcCAAACATTTCCCCTCttataacataaataataaGCCAATGAAACAAGAACTTTTCATGAATTTTAAggaattgatttaaaacaagcagatCTTTTATTTGGCTgcaaagttacttataagttagttttgccttatctAGGGTGAACTGAGAGATttacattagaaactagacaaaataatcagaaagttttctgcttttgcagTGCACAAGCTTGCAGTGAGTTTTGCTCAAGTGAAAACTTGATTGTAAacttgatgaaataaaacagattttctggaAAAAGAGCAACCCTTTCTTGTTTTCAGGTTGatgttttttgagaaaaatgttttggtttccaATATACAAAAATTCACATCTGCCTTTGCTCCTGAAAGTAGAATCATTTTGTTATTGATGAGGTATGAAAATATCCCTTGTTGAGAATAaattattctgtgttttcctctatCTCTTGTAGCTATTTACATGCTTGATTACACATACATTCATTCACATAGATCACATCCTCacaaaagctaaagctaatggaGATGTCATCTTAGGAAACATCCTGAAAGCTAAGGCTAAAGGATGTAAAGGAACGCTCTGTTTAGGCCGTAGCTTAGATAGAGGCTAACAAAGGGAGctacaaacttgttttatgcTGAAGAGTAACAGTCTGTGATTTAACTAGAGATGTGATTACATCTTCAtctgataattaaaaaaatgcatttgttttatgttgctaAAAGATAGTTTCATGTAAAGTGCCCATAAAGATAGCATGAACTATGGAACTATGGTCAAAGTGACACATTATGTTAGCAAAAGGCTCAAACCGTGTGTGACGGCCCCTGTTGTGCGGTCCTGTGTGTGAGTGCTATGTGGCAGGTAAACTGTTTGTCAATTAAGGTCCTTGATTGTGGGAGGTGCTTTTGATTACGTGGCCACCTGGATGATATATAAGGAGCGCCGTTCTACTCACGTGAGGCTGGCCGACGCAAGAACCAGGCTCAGACGACATCCGGACTCGGAGGCGGCGCCGGCAGATCGCTTGACACGTTGTGGGAGCTGAGACCTGTGGGGCCCAACAGGATCCATGACTGGGGAAACACCAGGCTGAGGGAGCGCTGGATTATCACGTCTTGGGCTTTCGCCCATTGCACCCCTAGACAATcggttgtttttaataaatgcctCTGAAGGGCCAAAAATGTTGCTGGTTGTCATGTCCTCCCTATTTTTTGTTGCGACCGTCTGAACCGGGCCGTAACACCGTgccacaacatttaaaatattttacaaaaacacgATATATTCCAATCAATCATTacataataaatgataaaatacaaaacttcaTCTTCAGTGAAGCCCAGAGGTTTTCAGGGTGCGGGAGAGCTAGCCTCTGTGCTAGTCTCCATGCTACTCTTCATGCTAGTCTCTGTGCTAGCTTCCATGCTAGCCTCCATGCTAAATTGTATAGTGTATAATTATACAAAGtgtctttctgttttggttATTACCTCATTGAAACACCTTTAAAAAACTCTGTCATTATTTAACTGTGTTGCTTTAAGACTGGAAGcccctcctttttatttcttcttctgtggttttgtctttaaatggttttaaaccTTCCTTAGATCTTccccttttgtcatgttgtctgCGGGAGAGGTgtgtactgttttttttcccatctaaatatatacagtttatttatagatctattaagttattttttgtcatcACCGTTGCAATATTtgaatatgaatgaataaatgaatccaTTCCATCCCATATTCTAACACCTTTGTctctagtggggtcgggaggtgctggtgcctctccagctaacgttccgggtgagaggtggggtcaccctggacaggttgccagtctgtcgcaggtgGTGCTCGTCGGGTGTGGAGGCCTTCTCATGCAGCCTCGGTTATTCCTATGAGCTGAACATTGTGATCTATGGCTTCAGATTTACAGTACCAACATTTTTCATACCTGGGCAACATGATAAAATCATCATCGGTAGCAATGTGCCCCTTATTCAAAGAATGAAAACTGATTCAAGCTATTGGGAGATCATTACATCAGACGCTGCAAACCCAGAGTGTGAAGAGATTTTGCAGCTGCTGAGTTGTGTTTCTCAGTGGTCAACCTCTGCTTTACCTGAGAAGACTGGAACAGGTAAGCACAGACAGGCTGTCACCCTCCGTCCTTGCCAGGACTATGTGGTTTGGGGAAAGTTGCCGTCCACTGCACCACTGATATTAGAGGGCACTGTGATTGTCGAGCCGTCATCTGCTCGTTCCActaccaaaaacattttagtgagTGGGGTAGTCACAACCATGTGAGAGGATTGTTGGGTCCCTATGAAGGTTCTCAACCCAACAGACAAATCTCTGATACTGAGCCGCAATGCTAAAATAGCTGACGTCTTCCCttcattgttttaattgttttgctttaagaCTGGAAGCccctccatttttatttcttttactgtggttttgtctttaaattgttGCGTTTAGGCAGGTGAAACCTGAACAGTACTGCAACCATTGTACTGTTTCAACAAGCTCACCACATCACAGTTCTGATCCTGTACAGATG contains:
- the LOC106699630 gene encoding anionic trypsin-2-like, producing MALLKVLLLLLGLGVSVNSAVSLQKRIIGGHNCADTERQYHVRLEGSNGTHTNLCGGSLIGRKWILTADTCWKTERGWTNDAMLKVHPRNARVKFPRIQGDIGLYHPEGWRHDITLLKIQIPVTNVQFAPLPDCSNRPKKDDIVQLAGEGAMTTGPNNEQLSNAVAATQLQCVDMQVVEATHFLPTYGHVFSAKAQNKDVCFGDAGSAAVFNGKMYGVISPGVPRYACESAASIVDVCEYMEWIRATLSEK